Below is a genomic region from Methylobacterium sp. FF17.
TTTTTAGGGGGGTCCGATGCGGGAGCAAAAAACCGTCCACAGGGCGTCCCCGCCGCCACGACGTTAAGCAGGCTTTAATGGATTGGGTCCAATGTCCCCGATAGGCGATGGGATACAGTGCCTTGCGTGCGCCTGCCGGGCTCGGCGCGCCCATCGGTCCCGGATTCTCCCAAAACCGCGCCGGAACGGCGCCGGTCGGCGCGCGTGTTGACGCCAGAGTCGACAAGTCGGGGCGGACATCCGCTGGACCCTCAAGCGAAGCCGGCTTATCCACCCTTATCGACTCCCCTGACCGTGCCCCGGTGGACAAGGCCGCGACCGGTCTGGCCCGCGAGGCCGGAGGAGACTGCCTCTCGATGAGCCGTAGCTATTTCCATCTGCACCTCGTCTCGGATTCCACCGGCGAGACGCTCATCAACGTCGGCCGCGCGGCCGCCGCCCAGTACGAGGGGGTCTCGGCCATCGAGCACGTCTATCCCCTGGTGCGCTCCGGGCCGCAGCTGGAGCGGGTGATCTCCGAGATCGAGGCGGCGCCCGGCCTCGTGCTCTACACCCTGGTGGGGCACGACCTCACCGAGCGGCTGGAGGCGGCCTGCCGGGAGACCGGCTCGCCCTGCCTCTCGGTGCTCCAGCCCGTGCACGCCCTGCTGCAATCCTATCTCGGCGCGGATTCGACCGCCCGGCCGGGCGCGCAGCACATGCTCAACGCGGAGTACTTCAAGCGCATCGACGCGATGAACTTCACGCTGCTGCACGACGACGGCAACCTGCCGCCCGACGTGAACGAGGCCGACGTCATCCTCATCGGCGTCAGTCGCACCTCGAAGACGCCCACCGCGATCTATCTCGCCAATCGCGGCCTGAAGACCGCGAACTTTCCCCTGGTGCCCGGCATGCCGCTGCCGGAAAGCCTGGAGACCGCGCGAAAGCCCCTCCTCGTCGGCCTGCTCGCCAGCCCCGAGCGCATCGTGCAGATCCGCCAGAACCGGCTCCTCAGCCTGAAGGCGGACGATTCCTCCCTTTATGTCGATCGCAGCGCGGTGGCCGACGAGATCGCCGCCTGCCGACGGCTCTGCGCCAAGCACCGCTGGCCGACCATCGACGTCACCCGCCGCTCCATCGAGGAGACGGCGGCCGCCATCGTCGACCTGCATCGCGAGCACCGCCTCAAGTTCATCGCCTCCTGAAAACCGGGGCTCCCCATGACCACCATTCTCTGGCGCGGGGCCCGGCCCCTCCTCCTCGCCTCCACCAGCCCGACCCGGCGCGGCCTCCTCGAAGGGGCGGGGTTCTCGGTCGAGACCGCGGCGCCGGGGGTGGACGAGCGCGCGGTGGAGGCGGCCTGCGCCGGGCTGGTGCCCGAAGCCCTGGCCGAACGCCTGGCGGAGGCGAAGGCCGGTGCCGTCGCCGCGCGGCATTCCGATCGCGTCGTCATCGGCGCGGATCAGGTGCTCGCCTGCGAGGGCACGCTGTTCCACAAGCCGGCGGACCTCGCCTCGGCCCGCGACCAGATCGCCGCCCTCGCCGGGCGCACCCACGCCCTGCATGCGGCGGTTTCCCTCGCCATCGACGGCAGCATCGTCGAGACCTTCGTGGAGACGGCGCACCTCACGATGCGGCGGCTCGATGCGCGCCAGATCGCGGCCTACGTGGCGCTCGCGGGTGCCGACAAGGTCCGGGCCAGCGTCGGCGGCTATCAGCTCGAAGGCCTCGGCATCCACCTGTTCTCGGAGATCGCGGGCGACCATTCGACCATCCTCGGCCTGCCGCTGCTGCCGCTCCTGGCCCGGCTGCGGGACCGGGGGCTCCTCGGCTTCTGACGCTCCACCGACCCCGCGAGGCCCGCCATGACCGTCACCGTCCGCCCGCTCCTCGGTGCCCTGCTTGCGGGCGCCGTCCTCCTGGCGGCGGCTCCGGCCTCGGCCGCGAGCTTTGCCTGCGACAAGGCCGAGACCCCCGACGAGAAGGCGATCTGCGCGCATCTCCCTCTCAACGACCTCGACGTGGAGATGGCGACCCGCTTCGAGATCCTGCGCGCGATGCTGCCGATGGGCGGCAACGCCAAGCTGCGGGAGGACCAGGAGACCTGGCTGACCGAGCGCCGCGCCTGCGGTGCGGAGGTCGCCTGCCTGAAGCAATCCTACGAGGCGCGGCTCAAGGTCCTGCGGGCGGTGTTTTCGGAGTTCGCCAAGCAGGGGCCGCTTTAGTCGCAGCCTCCCCGGCGCGGGGAAAGGGACGCGCCCTCGTTCGTTGGAAAGGGTTCCCCCCTACCCCAGCCGGCTCAGCAACCGGTCCATCAGCGGGTTGTCCGGCGTGAAGGCGTAATCGAGCTTGCGCACGTTCACCGCGCCCGCCCCGGCCTTCACCAGCGCGTCGGCGAGATCGAAGACCGCGTCGACGGGGCAGTGCAGCACCATCTCGCCGCCGCGGGCCTCGGGGGCGCCGTAGGGCAGCTCGGCATCGTGCAGGGCGGCGATGCCGGCGAGATCGATGTCGCCGTCATCCGGCATGGCGGCGCGGATCTCGCGGGTGGTGCGGGCGCGCTCCTCCGCCTGGATGCGGCCGAGCACGGCGCGCAGGGCCCGGCGCGGCGCCTCGCCCCAGGGCGCGTTCAGGGAGGCGACGAGGTTCGCCTCCGAGCGCAGGATGACCCCGTCCTCCAGGATCTTCAGGGCGTTGGCGGCGAGCGTCGCCCCCGTGGTGGTGATGTCCACGATGATCTCGGCCGAGCCCGCCGCCGGCGCGCCCTCGGTGGCCCCGAGACTCTCCACGATGCGGTAATCCGCGACCCCGTGCTCGGCGAAGAACCGGCGGGTGAGGTTGATGTACTTCGTGGCGATGCGCAGGCGCTGGCCGTGGCGCACCCGCATCTCGGCGGCGACCTCGTCGAGGTCGCTCATGGCGCGCACATCGATCCAGGCCTGGGGCACGGCCACCACCACCGTCGCCTGGCCGAAGCCGAGCGCCGTGAGCAGTTCCACCTGCCCGCGCGCGTCGGGCAGCGACTCGCGGATCAGGTCCTCGCCGGTGATGCCGAGATGGGCCGCCCCGCTCGCGAGCTGTGCCGCGATCTCGGAGGCCGAGAGGTAGCGCACCTCGACGCCGGGCACGCCCACGAGCTTTCCGCGATAGTCGCGCGCTCCGGTGTTCTGCGCGAGCTTGAGGCCGGCGCGGGCGAAGAAGGCCGCCGCGTTCTCCTGCAGCCGCCCCTTGGAGGGGACCGCGAGGACGAGGGATTCCGGTTCAGCCATGGGCCGCGTCCTTCGGGTTCAGGGCATCCGGGTTCAGGGCATCCGGGTTCGAGGCCTCCGGGTTCGGGGTCTCCACCCGCGAGGCGAGCCGCGAGAGCCAGACGGCGCAGCCGACGGCGGGCACCGGCACGGGGCTCCCGAGGTGCTGGAGCAGGCCGTCGTAGCGCCCTCCCCCCACCAGGGGGAGCGTCGCCCCCGGCGCCGTGCCCTCGAAGATGAAGCCGGTGTAGTAGTCGAGGTTGCGCGCGAGGCCGCCCGAGAAGCGGAAGCGCTCCACGGGCAGGCCCCGCGCGGCCATGAAGCCGGTGCGCTCCTCGAACAGGTCGAGGGCCGCATCGAGGGGCGGGTGGTCGAGGCCGGCGTCGCGGGCGAGATCCCGCACGGCGGCGGCGGCCGCGTCCGGATCGCCCGCGATGGCCCGGTAGCGTTCGATCACCGCCCGGTTCTCGGGGTTGAGCCCGGATCCGCCGCTCGCCTGCGCGGCGGCCTTGGCGAGGAAGCGCTCGGCGATCTCGCCGGCACTCCGGCCGCCGACGCGGGAGATCCCAGCGATGGAGAGCACGTCCTCCACGAAGGCGCGCACGCCCTGTGGATCCTGGCCCTGGATCGCGGCGAGCAGCCCCGCATGCGGGTCCTCCGTGCGCAGCCCGTTGGTGACCGCGTCGAGGGAGCGTCCGGCCGCCAGCGCCCGCAGGGTCCGGCGCTTGGCGGTGGGCGGCACGGCCAGCGCGTCGAGCAGCGTGTCGATGAGGCCCATATCCCCGAGCCGGACCGCCACCTCGCCGACGCCCATCAGGGCGAGGCCGTCGAGGGCGAGCCCGATCACCTCCGCGTCAGCGGCGGGCGTGTCGGTGCGCCCGATCGACTCGATGCCGGCCTGCAGGAACTCGTCCGGCTCGTCGGCGGCGAGCCGGAAGACGGGTCCGAGATAGCTGTAATCGGCGGTCCGCGGCGCGGCCTTGGAGGCGTGCGCGAGATGGTGGCGGCAGACGGGGATCGTGAATTCCGGGCGCAGGCAGAGTTCGCTGCCCGAGGCGTCCTGCGTCACGAAGATGCGCCGGCGGATGTCCTCGCCCGACAATTCGAGGAACGGCTCCACCGGCTGCAGCACCGGCGGCGTCACGAGGCCGTAGCCGGCGCCCTGGAAATGGTCGAGCAGGCGCAGGTGATCCTGCGATCGTTCGCCCGCGGTGCCCCCGCCTGCCTCCGGTCTCGTCATGGTCTCGCCTGCCGCCTCGTCGGGGTGTTTCGAGCCGCGCCCGATCGCGGGGCGATCCGGGGCGGCTCTAAGTCTCTGTTATCACGCGCGCTCTCGCGCCGAACCGGCAGCCACCTCGGCGCAGTGCGCTCTAGTACCAACAGGCCCCGCGCTTGGCGATGGCTCAGGCCCCGGGGGCCGGGACCCAACCCTGCAATTCGCGCCGGACGACGTTCTCGATCACCCGCATGCCGAGGTCGCTGTCGTTGAGGCAGGGAATGTAGGCGAAGTGCTCGCCGCCATTGTCCTCGAAGTAGTGGCGGTTCTCGCCGTCGAGCTCCTCCAGGGTTTCGAGGCAGTCGGCGGTGAAGCCCGGGGCCACGATCGCCATGCGCTTGACGCCGCTTTTGGCCAGTTCCTGCACGGTCTCGTCGGTGTAGGGGCGCAGCCATTCCTCGTTGCCGAAGCGCGACTGGAAGGTGGTGCGCATCTTGTCCGTCGAGAAGCCGAGCGCCTCGCGGATCAGGCGCCCGGTCTTCACGCACTGGCAGTGATAGGGGTCGCCCTTGAGGAGGTAGCTCTTGGGCACCCCGTGGAACGAGGTCAGGATCACCTCCGGCTCGAAGTCGAGCTTGGCCAGCCCCTCGCGGATCGAGGTCGCCATCGCCTCGATGTAGACGGGATCGTCGTGGTAGGGGGCCGAGACGCGCACGGTGGGCTGCCAGCGCATCTGCATCAGGGCCTTGAAGGCCTGGTCGCAGGCGGTGGCCGAGGTCGCGGCGGCGTATTGCGGATAGAGCGGCACCAGCAGGATGCGGTCGCAGCCCTGGTCGAGGAGCGCCTGGAGGCGCAGGGCGACCTCCGGCTTGCCGTAGCGCATGGCCCAGTCGACCACCACGGAATCGCCCATCGCCGCCTGCAGCCGCTCGGCCTGGCCCCGGGTGATGGTCTTCAGCGGGCCCTCGTCGCGCTCGTTGTTCCAGACGCTCGCATAGTCGCGGCCCTTCGGCCCCGGGCGCTTGGTCAGGATGACGAGGTTGAGCAGCGGCCACCAGATCAGGCGCGGCACCTCGATGACCCGGCGGTCGGAGAGGAATTCCTTGAGGTAGCGGCGCATCGGCCAGTAGCTCGTGCCCTCCGGCGTGCCGAGGTTCATCAGGAGCACGCCGACGCGGCCCCAGCGCACGGGCGGGTGTTCGGCCGGGAGAGGGCCGTGTCCGGGGGCCTTGAGCGACAGGCCACCCTGCGGGGACGGCGGTGCGACGCGTTCGTTCATCGGGTTTCCGTATCGCTCCCGTGAGGGAGCGCCTGAGGTCGGCGGGCCAGAAGCGGGTTCGGGACAGGTTGTGTCCCGGGGGATATCTATCTAGAGCACGGAGCCTTCCAGCGACCTCGCGATGGATGAAGGCGCGACATGCCGTCTCCCCGGTACTTCTTCAACCACTTCATGCCCTTCACGGGGTATCCCTATACGGGGGCGCCGACCTCCTGCAATCTCTGCGGATCGTCGGATTCCGTGACGATCGCCGAGAGCGACCGTCGCCTGAAGCGGCTCAAATCCATCGCCTGCACCCAGTGCGGACTGATTCGCACCGACCCGATGCCGACCCCGGCGGAACTGGCGGATTACTATGCCACGGCCTACCGGGCCGATTACCAGCTCGCCTTCGCGGGCGGTCCGCCCCGCGTCCACCTCAAGCGCTCGGCCCGCGAGGCCGCCGGCCGCGCCGAATTGCTGGCGCCCAAGCTGAAGCCCGGCGCCCGCGTCCTCGATTTCGGCTCGGGGTCCGGCGAGTTCCTGGCCGAGGCCCGCGCCCGGGGCTGCGAGGCCATCGGCGTCGAGCCGGGGCGGGACTACGCCAGCTACGCCCGTACGCATCACGGCGTCGAGGTGCTGGACGATGCCGACGACGAGCGCTTCCCGAAGGCGCATTTCGACGTCATCACCACCCGCCACGTGCTGGAGCACCTGCGCGACCCGGCCGACGTGATGGAGCGCCTGTCCCGCTGGCTCAAGCCCGACGGCGTGCTCTTCGCCGCCGTGCCCGACATGGCCACCACCGGAAAGCCGCCGCACGAGCGCTTCCACTTCGCCCATGTCCACGGCTTCGTGCGCGAGACCTTCGACCTCACCGCCCGCCGGGCCGGCCTCGTGCCCCACCCGGATTACCCGCGCGAGAACACCACGGTGGTCTATGCCAAGACCGACGCGCCGCCGGTGGCGCTCGCCTGCCCCGGCCTCGCCGCACGCCTGGCCGTGGACCTGAAGCCGATGCCACCGGCGGTCTTCCTCGCCTCCGGCGCCTGGCTCTGGCCCATGGTCCGTCGCAACGCCAAGGCCGTGCGCGACACCTTCGTGTCGCGCTGACGGTGCCGGTCGACCCGGCCGGCGCTCCCCGGAGCGTCGGGAACATGACCCTGGCGTGACAGCCGGACGCGAGCTTCGCGCGCCCCGTCCCGGCTGTCGTAGCGCCTTCGTGAACCACACCTTAGAACAGCCTGAGCGTAGGGGCGGCACCCGGCCGCCCGGCCCCCGTCGAGACCGCTTCCATGTCGCGCCCCAACCGCCGTCAGACCCTCGGTTTCGGTCTTGGAGCGGGGCTCGCCCTCGGCGCGGGCGGCGCCGAGGCCGCGCCGGCCCCGACGCCCGATCCCACCTTCACCCTGCTCCTCGTCAACGACCTCTACCAGATGTCCGAGGTCGACGGCCGGGGCGGCTTCGCGCGGCTGGCCGCCATCGTGAAGGCCGAACGGGCGCGCGGCGTGCCGATGCTCTACGCCCATGCGGGCGACACGCTCTCGCCCTCGCTGATGTCGGGGTTCGATCGCGGCGCGCACATCGTCGAACTCCTCAACATCGCGCCCCCGGACGTGTTCGTGCCGGGCAACCACGAGTTCGACTTCGGGCCCGCGATCTTCCTGCGGCGCATGGACGAGGCGACGTTCCCGGTGCTCGCCGCCAACCTGCGCGACGGGCGGGGTCAGCTCCTCCCGGGCCTGCGCGACCGCATGGTGGTGACGCTCGGCGGCCTGCGCGTCGGCGTGGTGGGGATCGCGCTCGCGAGCACGCCGGAGAAGTCGCAGGCCGGCGACCTGCGCTTCGGACCCGAGATCGAGGCGCTGTCCCGCGAGGTGCAGGCCCTGCGCGCCGAGGGCGTCGACCTCGTGGTGGGGGTCTGCCACACCGACCGGGCCACCGACGACGCCATCGTGGCCGCGCGCCTCGTGGACATCCTGCTCTCGGGCCACGACCACGACCTCGTGCTGCGCTACGACGGCCAGACCGCCATGGTCGAATCGAGCTTCGACGCCCATTACGTCACGGCGATCGACATCACCGCGAGCGTCGGTGGCACCGGCAAGGACCGCCGCGTGGCCTGGCGCCCGAGCTTCCGGGTGCACGACTCGGCGACGGTCACCCCGGACCCGGAGACCCTGGCGCTGGTGCGGCGCTTCGAGACCCGTCTGTCGAGCGAACTCGACGTGCCGGTGGGGACGATCCGCGCGCCGCTGGACAGCCGGATCGCCTCGGTGCGGGTCCGGGAAGCGAGCTTCGGCAGCCTCGTCGCCGATGCGATGCGGGCCGCGACGGGCGCCGAGATCGCCCTGATGAATGGCGGCGGCATCCGGGGCAACCGGTTCTATCCGGCCGAGACCACCCTGACCCGCCGCGATGTCCTCACCGAACTGCCCTTCGGCAACTCCCTGGTGACGGTCTCGCTGACGGGTGCGCAGATCCGGCGCCTGCTCGAAGGGACGCTCGCCGATTGGGGCCGCCCGGCCGGACGCTTTCCCCATGTCTCCGGCCTCGTCCTCACCGTCGATCCCGGCGCGCCGGTGGGTTCGCGGATCGTCGCCATGACGGTGGCGGGGGCAGCGCTGGAGCCGGACCGGACCTACACCGTGGCGGCGAACAACTTCCTCTACGATGGCGGCAACGGCTACGGCGAACTCGCCCGGGGCCGGACCCTGGTGGGCCGCACCGACGGACAACTCGTGGCCAACGCGGTCATGGCCTATATCCAGGCCCACGCGCCGCTCCCGGCCCCCGCCGAAGGGCGCATCCTGGTCCGCTGATGCCCGACGCCCCCGTCGCCGACGCCCTCGCCCGGTTCAAACGCTCCGGTTCGCCCTGGCTCGTCCTGCCGTTCTTCGCGGACGGCGCCGCCGAGGCGGTGGCCGCCAAGGTGGATGCCCGTATCGCGGCGGGGGCCACCGTGCTGCCGGCGCCCGCCGACATCTTCAACGCCCTCACCCTGACTCCGCTCGATCGCGTGAAGGTCGTCATCCTCGGCCAAGATCCCTACCCGACCCCCGGCGACGCCAACGGCCTCGCCTTCTCGTATGTCGGCCCGCGCCGGCTGCCCGCCTCCCTCAAGGTGATCCTGGCCGAGCTGACCGAGCCCGCCGCGAAGCCCGCCTCGGGCGACCTGACCCCCTGGGC
It encodes:
- a CDS encoding pyruvate, water dikinase regulatory protein, encoding MSRSYFHLHLVSDSTGETLINVGRAAAAQYEGVSAIEHVYPLVRSGPQLERVISEIEAAPGLVLYTLVGHDLTERLEAACRETGSPCLSVLQPVHALLQSYLGADSTARPGAQHMLNAEYFKRIDAMNFTLLHDDGNLPPDVNEADVILIGVSRTSKTPTAIYLANRGLKTANFPLVPGMPLPESLETARKPLLVGLLASPERIVQIRQNRLLSLKADDSSLYVDRSAVADEIAACRRLCAKHRWPTIDVTRRSIEETAAAIVDLHREHRLKFIAS
- a CDS encoding Maf family protein, coding for MTTILWRGARPLLLASTSPTRRGLLEGAGFSVETAAPGVDERAVEAACAGLVPEALAERLAEAKAGAVAARHSDRVVIGADQVLACEGTLFHKPADLASARDQIAALAGRTHALHAAVSLAIDGSIVETFVETAHLTMRRLDARQIAAYVALAGADKVRASVGGYQLEGLGIHLFSEIAGDHSTILGLPLLPLLARLRDRGLLGF
- a CDS encoding lysozyme inhibitor LprI family protein encodes the protein MTVTVRPLLGALLAGAVLLAAAPASAASFACDKAETPDEKAICAHLPLNDLDVEMATRFEILRAMLPMGGNAKLREDQETWLTERRACGAEVACLKQSYEARLKVLRAVFSEFAKQGPL
- the hisG gene encoding ATP phosphoribosyltransferase; amino-acid sequence: MAEPESLVLAVPSKGRLQENAAAFFARAGLKLAQNTGARDYRGKLVGVPGVEVRYLSASEIAAQLASGAAHLGITGEDLIRESLPDARGQVELLTALGFGQATVVVAVPQAWIDVRAMSDLDEVAAEMRVRHGQRLRIATKYINLTRRFFAEHGVADYRIVESLGATEGAPAAGSAEIIVDITTTGATLAANALKILEDGVILRSEANLVASLNAPWGEAPRRALRAVLGRIQAEERARTTREIRAAMPDDGDIDLAGIAALHDAELPYGAPEARGGEMVLHCPVDAVFDLADALVKAGAGAVNVRKLDYAFTPDNPLMDRLLSRLG
- a CDS encoding ATP phosphoribosyltransferase regulatory subunit — its product is MTRPEAGGGTAGERSQDHLRLLDHFQGAGYGLVTPPVLQPVEPFLELSGEDIRRRIFVTQDASGSELCLRPEFTIPVCRHHLAHASKAAPRTADYSYLGPVFRLAADEPDEFLQAGIESIGRTDTPAADAEVIGLALDGLALMGVGEVAVRLGDMGLIDTLLDALAVPPTAKRRTLRALAAGRSLDAVTNGLRTEDPHAGLLAAIQGQDPQGVRAFVEDVLSIAGISRVGGRSAGEIAERFLAKAAAQASGGSGLNPENRAVIERYRAIAGDPDAAAAAVRDLARDAGLDHPPLDAALDLFEERTGFMAARGLPVERFRFSGGLARNLDYYTGFIFEGTAPGATLPLVGGGRYDGLLQHLGSPVPVPAVGCAVWLSRLASRVETPNPEASNPDALNPDALNPKDAAHG
- the hemH gene encoding ferrochelatase; this translates as MNERVAPPSPQGGLSLKAPGHGPLPAEHPPVRWGRVGVLLMNLGTPEGTSYWPMRRYLKEFLSDRRVIEVPRLIWWPLLNLVILTKRPGPKGRDYASVWNNERDEGPLKTITRGQAERLQAAMGDSVVVDWAMRYGKPEVALRLQALLDQGCDRILLVPLYPQYAAATSATACDQAFKALMQMRWQPTVRVSAPYHDDPVYIEAMATSIREGLAKLDFEPEVILTSFHGVPKSYLLKGDPYHCQCVKTGRLIREALGFSTDKMRTTFQSRFGNEEWLRPYTDETVQELAKSGVKRMAIVAPGFTADCLETLEELDGENRHYFEDNGGEHFAYIPCLNDSDLGMRVIENVVRRELQGWVPAPGA
- a CDS encoding class I SAM-dependent methyltransferase; the encoded protein is MPSPRYFFNHFMPFTGYPYTGAPTSCNLCGSSDSVTIAESDRRLKRLKSIACTQCGLIRTDPMPTPAELADYYATAYRADYQLAFAGGPPRVHLKRSAREAAGRAELLAPKLKPGARVLDFGSGSGEFLAEARARGCEAIGVEPGRDYASYARTHHGVEVLDDADDERFPKAHFDVITTRHVLEHLRDPADVMERLSRWLKPDGVLFAAVPDMATTGKPPHERFHFAHVHGFVRETFDLTARRAGLVPHPDYPRENTTVVYAKTDAPPVALACPGLAARLAVDLKPMPPAVFLASGAWLWPMVRRNAKAVRDTFVSR
- a CDS encoding bifunctional metallophosphatase/5'-nucleotidase, which translates into the protein MSRPNRRQTLGFGLGAGLALGAGGAEAAPAPTPDPTFTLLLVNDLYQMSEVDGRGGFARLAAIVKAERARGVPMLYAHAGDTLSPSLMSGFDRGAHIVELLNIAPPDVFVPGNHEFDFGPAIFLRRMDEATFPVLAANLRDGRGQLLPGLRDRMVVTLGGLRVGVVGIALASTPEKSQAGDLRFGPEIEALSREVQALRAEGVDLVVGVCHTDRATDDAIVAARLVDILLSGHDHDLVLRYDGQTAMVESSFDAHYVTAIDITASVGGTGKDRRVAWRPSFRVHDSATVTPDPETLALVRRFETRLSSELDVPVGTIRAPLDSRIASVRVREASFGSLVADAMRAATGAEIALMNGGGIRGNRFYPAETTLTRRDVLTELPFGNSLVTVSLTGAQIRRLLEGTLADWGRPAGRFPHVSGLVLTVDPGAPVGSRIVAMTVAGAALEPDRTYTVAANNFLYDGGNGYGELARGRTLVGRTDGQLVANAVMAYIQAHAPLPAPAEGRILVR
- a CDS encoding uracil-DNA glycosylase is translated as MPDAPVADALARFKRSGSPWLVLPFFADGAAEAVAAKVDARIAAGATVLPAPADIFNALTLTPLDRVKVVILGQDPYPTPGDANGLAFSYVGPRRLPASLKVILAELTEPAAKPASGDLTPWARQGVLLLNAALTVEAGKAGAHLRLGWSALTDQAVAAVSARAEPAVFLLWGAQARSRAALVDTGRHGVIETGHPSPLNRARDFPGSRPFDAANAWLEARGLTPIDWRLG